A single window of uncultured Pseudodesulfovibrio sp. DNA harbors:
- a CDS encoding transcriptional repressor: MAHEMGFRLSKQRKVILEELQKVTCHPTADEVYDMVRKIIPRISLGTVYRNLEFLSSQGLILKLGGPGEQKRFDGTAEPHPHIRCEICTAVADVDCDIVIPQLPEEHAAGYKILNTNVEFVGICPKCQKEQQ, encoded by the coding sequence ATGGCGCATGAAATGGGTTTTCGCCTTTCCAAACAACGGAAAGTGATATTGGAAGAATTGCAGAAGGTGACATGTCACCCCACTGCAGACGAAGTGTATGATATGGTTCGCAAGATTATTCCCCGTATCAGCCTTGGTACGGTGTACAGAAATCTTGAATTTCTTTCGTCTCAGGGATTGATTCTCAAGCTGGGTGGCCCTGGTGAACAGAAAAGATTTGATGGTACCGCAGAGCCTCATCCACATATCAGATGTGAGATTTGTACCGCTGTTGCTGATGTTGATTGCGATATTGTTATTCCGCAATTGCCTGAAGAGCATGCTGCGGGATATAAGATTTTGAATACCAATGTAGAATTCGTGGGCATTTGCCCAAAGTGTCAAAAAGAACAACAGTAG
- a CDS encoding methyl-accepting chemotaxis protein — translation MKFIRKSLGVKVILLSSILTVVAFAGLFIYNSISTRDHTLHEVESAAERVADMLYIAIEDPMAVGDNEGTEIKFEDMAARYPDTKVYMTDYKGEVTYATEHGAERKDIFKIRHENGLPDLIRKSLKEKIVAGELMNIDGKLHFAEVKSIENSAECYHCHGRSRKILGSMVVAIDVSPQFNALKDNQFKSAAISVFGVIALLAALIIFMRRAIVNRITNIAATTEEVSKGNLDAKFTVTGSDELGSLSRYLGEMVDQIRDQLQYNQSVLDGIVVPLFVSDKDLRLQFINPPLRTILGLSEDEVKGRFVSDIFVCDSENEATCNAADVIGLGEPVTGRFVYHRNDGVDFPLLFEASPLKDAEGKAVGVICVLIDLTREEEDKKNIDLQRQNLLVVANEVTEVANRLNEASDALSDHMRELARGVDTTADQTSQVATAMEEMNATVLEVARNASETAEASNRANKVAADGGTVVGETVVEINTVADITENLAVALGSLSSRAENIGKVMAVINDIADQTNLLALNAAIEAARAGEAGRGFAVVADEVRKLAEKTMDATKEVEGAISLIQQSTADVVKEMDSAKERVLNTSGMAQKAGGVLDEIVQHSNSIADRVNGIAAAAEQQSSTSDEINTRVTQINDLSQEVLSGIQESNRGILEVSEMAQNLSELVAKFRN, via the coding sequence ATGAAATTTATCAGGAAATCCCTTGGCGTCAAAGTTATCTTGCTTTCATCCATCTTGACGGTGGTCGCATTCGCAGGACTTTTTATCTATAATTCCATTTCTACAAGGGATCACACCCTTCATGAAGTTGAGTCAGCCGCTGAACGTGTGGCTGATATGCTGTATATTGCCATCGAAGATCCTATGGCAGTAGGAGATAACGAAGGCACCGAGATCAAGTTTGAGGATATGGCCGCACGGTACCCGGACACCAAAGTTTATATGACTGACTACAAGGGTGAGGTGACCTACGCCACCGAACATGGGGCGGAAAGAAAAGACATATTCAAGATTCGCCATGAAAACGGGCTTCCCGACCTCATTCGTAAAAGTTTGAAGGAAAAAATTGTTGCGGGTGAACTCATGAATATCGACGGCAAATTACATTTTGCCGAAGTGAAATCCATTGAGAATAGCGCTGAGTGTTACCACTGTCATGGCAGGAGTCGGAAAATTCTTGGTTCCATGGTCGTGGCCATTGATGTCAGCCCACAGTTCAATGCCCTTAAAGACAATCAATTCAAATCCGCAGCGATTTCTGTTTTTGGTGTGATAGCCTTATTGGCCGCATTGATCATTTTTATGCGTCGGGCAATTGTTAACCGCATCACGAATATCGCAGCCACTACAGAAGAAGTGAGCAAGGGCAATCTTGATGCCAAGTTCACAGTCACAGGAAGTGATGAACTTGGTTCACTGTCGCGGTATCTTGGAGAGATGGTCGATCAGATCAGGGATCAACTCCAGTACAATCAGAGTGTACTCGATGGTATCGTAGTCCCGCTTTTCGTGTCGGATAAGGACTTGCGTCTTCAGTTTATTAATCCGCCTCTGCGGACAATTCTTGGTCTCTCTGAAGATGAGGTTAAGGGACGTTTTGTTTCCGATATCTTTGTCTGTGATTCCGAGAATGAAGCCACCTGTAATGCGGCTGATGTCATCGGCTTGGGTGAGCCCGTTACCGGTCGGTTCGTCTATCACCGCAATGACGGTGTAGATTTCCCACTTCTGTTTGAGGCATCTCCTCTTAAGGACGCGGAAGGCAAGGCTGTAGGCGTTATTTGTGTGCTTATTGATCTGACTCGAGAAGAAGAAGACAAGAAGAACATAGATTTGCAACGACAGAATCTGTTGGTAGTCGCCAACGAGGTTACCGAAGTCGCCAACAGGCTTAACGAGGCTTCTGACGCATTGTCTGATCATATGCGAGAATTAGCTCGTGGTGTGGATACAACGGCAGATCAGACCAGTCAGGTCGCAACGGCTATGGAAGAAATGAATGCCACTGTTTTGGAAGTGGCGAGAAATGCTTCCGAGACTGCTGAGGCTTCTAATCGGGCTAATAAAGTGGCCGCAGATGGTGGCACCGTGGTTGGTGAAACCGTGGTCGAAATCAACACCGTGGCTGATATTACCGAAAATCTGGCTGTAGCTTTGGGCTCCCTATCCAGTCGTGCTGAGAATATCGGCAAGGTAATGGCTGTTATTAATGATATAGCTGATCAGACCAACCTGTTGGCTCTGAATGCAGCCATTGAGGCAGCCCGAGCCGGTGAGGCCGGTCGTGGTTTTGCGGTTGTTGCGGATGAGGTCAGGAAGTTGGCGGAGAAGACCATGGATGCCACCAAGGAAGTAGAAGGCGCCATTTCTCTTATCCAGCAATCCACGGCAGATGTCGTCAAGGAGATGGACAGTGCCAAGGAGCGAGTGCTCAACACGTCTGGCATGGCCCAGAAGGCTGGCGGTGTACTCGATGAAATCGTGCAGCATTCCAATTCGATAGCGGATCGGGTCAACGGGATCGCGGCGGCGGCAGAACAACAATCTTCAACATCCGATGAAATTAATACTCGAGTGACGCAGATTAATGATTTGTCGCAGGAAGTCCTTTCCGGCATCCAGGAATCCAATCGTGGTATTTTGGAAGTTTCGGAAATGGCACAGAACCTTTCGGAGCTTGTGGCTAAGTTCCGTAATTAA
- a CDS encoding cytochrome c family protein → MLKRAVWYKGSLILVVAAFVVTVAMASVGRTNSGQYVGSDACGECHEEEYGNFKKFAKKAHSGKSVKIMSSDLTQEELAECYACHVTGYGQPGGFVSFEQTPGLSDCGCEVCHGPGYDHVESGGDSDLIKGSLSMEDCTSCHNPERIDAFDFKPLLYGGAH, encoded by the coding sequence ATGTTGAAGAGAGCGGTTTGGTACAAAGGGAGCCTTATTCTCGTCGTGGCCGCCTTTGTCGTTACGGTCGCAATGGCGAGCGTTGGTCGGACGAACTCCGGTCAATACGTTGGTTCTGATGCGTGCGGCGAATGTCACGAAGAGGAATATGGAAACTTTAAAAAATTTGCGAAAAAAGCCCATTCGGGCAAATCCGTAAAGATTATGTCTTCTGACCTGACTCAGGAGGAGCTTGCTGAATGTTATGCCTGCCATGTGACAGGATACGGCCAACCTGGTGGGTTTGTCAGTTTTGAACAGACACCGGGGTTGTCCGACTGTGGTTGCGAGGTCTGTCATGGACCTGGATATGATCATGTGGAGTCGGGAGGGGACTCTGATTTGATCAAGGGCAGCCTGAGTATGGAAGATTGCACTTCTTGCCACAATCCTGAGAGGATTGACGCATTTGACTTCAAGCCGCTGCTTTACGGCGGGGCGCACTAG